The window GGTCGTCCATGTCGTCAATCGGACCGCGATGGGCCGTGGCTTGTCCATGGACGAATCCACCCGCGACGACATGGTGGCGGAAGTGTTCCTGGTTTACGTCCGGCATGATTTCGCCGTGCTTCGCCGTTTTCGTCGCCAATGCTCGCTCGCGACGTACCTGACGATCGTGGCTCGACGCGTTGTGGTCCGCCGCCTGACTGCCAATTCAGCGGTTTCGGGAACCCACATTTCAGCATCTTCCGTTGGAACCTCGCTGGATAACGGAAACTTAGCCAACGGAAACACTGTCAACGGTGCGGCCAACGGCCACGCCACACCGACGCAGGTCAACGGTGAACTTCAACGGATCGAAAATGCCGAAGAAGTCGAACATCTGATGTTACGTTTGGACCCGCGTGAAGCGAGCGTCGTGCGGATGTATCACTTGGAAGGCAAGTCCTATCAAGAGATCAGCCAAGCGGTCGGATTGAGCGAAAACACGATTGGCCCATTGCTTCATCGGGCCCGCGCAAAAATGGGCCGCGGCTGAATACCCTCGATCGAGTGAACGACACTGTTCCCTGAAACTGCTAATCTGTTCGATCTTCTTTTTCGAACGATTGCAGTGAGTTCTCGGATGTCGTCGCCTTCTGATTCGACCTCAACCCTCGCACCGTCCAATTCGTCCGGTGACGAAATGGATCGTGCCCATTCGGTCCTCCGATCGGTTTGGGGCTATGACTCTTTCCGTCCGTTGCAAGCAGATGCCGTCCAGGATGTGATTCAGGGCCGAGACAGTTTGGTTGTTTTGCCAACCGGCGGCGGGAAGTCATTGTGCTACCAAGTTCCTGCGCTCGTTCGCGACGGAATGTCCGTGGTCGTCTCACCATTGATCTCTTTGATGAAAGATCAAGTCGACGCGTTGACCAGCAACGGTGTTTCGGCGGCGTTGGTCAACAGCACCCAGTCGGTGGAACAGAAACGCGAAACGGCAGAACGACTTCGCCGAGGCGAGATCAAAATTCTCTACCTCGCCCCAGAACGGTTGCTCACGCCGAAGACGCTCGACTTCCTACGCAGCCTGCCGATTTCTTTCTTCGCAATCGACGAAGCCCACTGCGTTAGCAACTGGGGACATGATTTCCGTCCCGAGTACCGCGGACTACGAATCCTCAAAGAACAATTCCCCTCCGCGTCCGTGCACGCTTTCACCGCCACCGCATCCGAACAAGTTCGCGATGACATCGCCGAACAACTGCAACTGAATCAACCAAACATTCTGGTCGGTGACTTCGATCGACCGAACTTGACCTACCGAATGCTACGCGCCGATGGCAAATTGAATCAGATCCAGCAATGCATCGCTCAACATCCCGGTGAGTCAGGTGTGGTGTATTGCATCACTCGCAAAGAAGTCGAACAAACTGCCGCTGCACTTGAATCCATGGGCGTCCGAACGCTTCCTTATCACGCGGGGCTGCCTGACGACGTTCGACAGGCCAATCAGGAAGCGTTCATTCAAGAGAAAGTCGACGTGATCGTCGCCACGGTCGCCTTCGGCATGGGCATCGACAAATCCAATGTTCGATTTGTCATTCACGCAGGGATGCCTAAGTCAATCGAGCACTATCAACAGGAAAGTGGTCGAGCAGGACGCGATGGTCTCGCCGCCGAATGCATCCTCCTGCACAGTGGCGGTGATCTGATGTCATGGAAGCGCATTTTGGAGAACGGCGACCGTAGCAACTTCCAATCCGCCATGGCATCGGTCGAATCGATGGCGGCACTGTGCAACGGTGTGCAATGCCGACACGCATCGCTCGTGGAATACTTCGGGCAGGAATACGACTCGGACAACTGCAATGCGTGTGATGTTTGCCTGGGCGAACTCGACGTCGTGGACGATCCGATCACCCTCGCACAGAAAATTTTGTCGTGCGTGGTTCGTTTGAAAGAGCGATACGGCGCCGGCCACACAGTCAAAGTTCTCACCGGATCGCGTGACCAAAAAGTCATTCAGGCAGGACACGATCAACTAAGCACCTACAACCTGCTCTCCAGCGAAGGTGCCACCGCCGTTCGCACATGGATCGAACAACTCATTTCTCAAAACCATTTGATCCGGACCGGCGAGTTTCAATCACTTCGCCTGACTGAATCCGGACGAGCCCTTCTGAAACGCGAAGGTGAAGTGACGCTTACAAAAGTGTCAGCGAAAAGCTCGTCACGGCGTCCCGCCGCGAATGAATCTTGGGAAGGTGTCGATCGCAAACTGTTTGATCATCTCCGTTCCCTGCGCAGCGAAATGGCATCGGAACGAGGCGTGCCAGCCTACGTCATTTTCGGCGATGCCGTCCTTCGCGAATTGGCTCGCGTTCGTCCAACTTCCATTGAAAAATTGACCAACATCCGTGGAATCGGTGATCGAAAACGCGAAGAGTTTGGACAACTGTTTTTGGATTCGATTGATCAGTACTGCGAGGAAAACCCTCTGGACAGAGACCAAACTGCCAACACCACTTCGGCGACCATCAGCAAACCTCGCGCGAACGCAACTCCCAACGCCGCCACAGTCCAAGCATCCCAACTTTTTCGCGAGGGATGTTCGGTGGAAGAGGTCGCTTCGAAAATGGGCCGCGCCGAGTCGACGGTGAACAAGTACCTCAGCGACTACATCCAAGCGGAAAAAATCACCGATCCATCGCAATGGGTTTCCAACGAAGAGGCCGAGGCTATCCGTGCCGCATTGATGGCAGTCGAAGACGAACGACTTCGCCCAGTCTTCGAAGCACTCGGCGAAGAAGTGTCGTATGAAAAGATCCGCATCGTCGCCTCTTGCATGAAGAACGAGATGGCAGATGGATCGGACGACTGACAATCACCGCATTGAATTTTGGTGAGCCTCGATCGCCCCGATCAATTTCGACTCCAACGAGTTCTTAGAGCGTCAATCAAGACCGCCACAACGATCACCACCCCAGTGATGATCTGTTTGCTCGCGTCGGACACGCCGACTTGAGCCAGTCCGGTCTGCAAGACTTGGATGATCAGCACACCGATAAACGACCGGACCACATTCCCCCGGCCTCCCATCAAACTGGTCCCGCCAATGACGCAAGCGGCAATCGCAGCCAACTCGATTCCGATGGCAGCATTGGGATCGGCGGTCGACAATCGCGACGTTTGTGCGAGGCCTGCTAGACCGCACATCATCCCGCTGATCGCGAAAATCGCGATGCACAATGGAGCCGACCGGATCCCAGACATTCGAACTGCTTCCGCATTGGTGCCAATCGCGATGCAGTAGCGTCCCCAAACCGTCCGAGTCAAAAACAACTGCCCCAGAACCACTGTTGCAATCGCGAACATGAAGGCGGGTGAAACGAACACGCCGGGCAGAGGCTGACCAAACCATTCAATTCGGCTGCCGATGTAGATCGCCTGTGAATCCGTGACCACTTTGGTTGCCCCGCGAGCGATCTCGAGCATGCCCAACGTGACAATGAAGGATGGAATTCCAAACCCAATTGAAATGGCTCCATTCAATCCACCGCCGATCGATGCCACCAGAAGCGCAACCGGAAGCGCCATCCATATTGACCAATCGTAGTTGGCCATCAAAACACCTAACACCGCTGACGATACCGCCAGCAAAGATCCGACCGACAAATCGATTCCACCGATGATCAACACCAATGTCATCCCGACGACCAAGAACGTTAGATCGGGGACCTGATTGGCGATCGAGATCACCGTGGATATTTGGAAGAAGTTGTTGCTGAGCATTGAGAATATTGCCACCAGCACCAACAAGACCGCCACCAACCCGAAATGCGGGGCGAGCGGTTTCAAAAACCCTTGCAACCGATTCATGGTGTCGCCTCTTCGTTCTGCCATCTGTCATCCGACTCCGCGGTGGTCCGCTTCGATTCTTGCCCCGCGAAGGAAGCTTCCAAAATCGAATCTTCGCTGAAGTCGTCTCGTTCGAACTTTGTCACCATTCTGCCGGCGGACATGACTGCGATTGCATCGCACGTTTCAAACAACTCTTCCAAATCACTGCTCACAATCACGATCGTCTTGCCTTGTTTGGCCAATTCCTCAAACAGTTCATAAAGTCTTGCGCGAGCGGCCACATCAATCCCGCGAGACGGTTCATCGAACAGGTAGACCTCGGCACCACGCGTCAACCACTTGGCCACCGCGACCTTTTGTTGATTGCCACCGCTGAGCGTGCCGACAGGTTGCTCCAAGGATTGGCACCGAGTTTCGAGCGAGGCGTGGATCGCACTGGCCGATTCAACCTCCGCCGTTTGTCGTATCCATCCTTTGGCTGAAAATTTGCTGGCGAGTGCGGCCAACGATGTGTTGGTTCGAATCGGCTGAGTCAACAACAACCCATTTTGCTTGCGATCTTCGGTCACCATTGCGAAACCAGCTTCAACGGCCTGACTGGGGTGGGTGAAGCGAACCGCCTCGCCATCCGCCAACCGCACATGTCCAGAATCGGCCACGTCGGCACCAAAGATCGCTCGCAACAATTCCGTTCTTCCGGACCCCACCAATCCTGCGATTCCCAATCGTTCTCCTCGATGAACATCAAACGAAACGTTGTCGACCATCCCGCACGAGATACCCTGCACCGACAATCCCACCTCGCCTCGACGATGACTTTCAAAGGTGGCCGCTGTGTGATTTGAACCGCCTCGGGCTTCTTCCTCGGAACTCATCCAAGCAACCATCTTTTCGCGATTGATCTTTGCGATGGGTTCGGTTGTAACCAGTCGCCCATCACGCAGCACGCTGACTTCGTCGGACAGTTGCTGAACTTCTTCGAGTCGGTGCGAGATGTAAATGATCGCGACACCTTGCTTGCGCATCTGGGTGAGATGTGCAAACAGCTCTTCGGATTCACTTCCGGAAAGAGCGGCCGTTGGTTCATCCAAAATCAAAACGCGAGCGTCACGGGCTAGCGCCGCCGCGATTTCGATCATCTGTTGTTTGCCGACCCCCAAGCTGCCGACAATCGTGCGTGTATCGACATCGGGCAGACCAAACCGATCCAATATTTGACGTGCGGAACGATGCAGCTCGCTCATTCGTAAAACGCCGAACCGGTTGGGAAGAGACGCCAGGCGAAGGTTTTCCGCGACCGACAACGTTTCAATCAAATTCAATTCTTGTTGAACGATCTGAACTCCACTCGCCTCCGCATCCTGTTTGCTGCCGGGCTGATAGTCACTGGCGTCCAGAGACATCTGCCCACCGGTCGCTGGGATCAATCCACTGATGATTTTGCACAGCGTGCTTTTCCCAGCACCATTGGCACCAAGCAAAGCGTGTAGATGCCCGGCATGAAAATCGATGGAGACGTCGTTCAGCACCGTGACGTTGCCGTAAGACTTCGTCAGGCCTCGAACCGAAAGAGCGACCTTCATTCGTTGCTCAGATTCTCGGACGTGATCAGATCCACGGGCGTTTCAACGTCTTCGATGGAAGCTTCCTCGTCTGAAGATTCACCGAGCTGTTCCAGTGCCGCTTCGATGCCGAAGACAGCCAACTTATCACCGTGCTGATCCGCCGTGGCCAGCACCTTGCCTTCTTCGATAGCTTGCCGGATCGCGGTGATGTTATCGAATCCGACGATTTGTACTTCGCCCGCCCGCCCCGCACTTTTGACCGCTGCGATGGCACCGAGAGCCATTGAATCATTGGCCGCCAAGATTGCTGTGATCTCCGGATGCTCGCTCAACATGGACGACGCAACCGTGTTGGCTCGCGACATTTCCCAATCCGCCGATTGGCTGCTCACGATTTCCATGTTGGCCTCTTTCATTGCGGCTTCGAAACCTTTCAATCGCTGTTGAGCGTTGAACGAGGTGCGTATGCCTTCCAAAATCGCGACCTTTTCGCCCTTGCGATTGGCTGCCAGGTAATCACCAACGGCTTTCGCGCCCGCCATGTTGTCCGGGCCCACAAAGGGAACCGCGACATTTTCTTGCTGTAGAACATCCGCATCCAAACGGTTGTCGATGTTGACCACGATCACTCCCGCTTCGATGGCTCGCCGAAGAGCGGGCACCAGCACCTTGGAATCCGCCGGGGCGATGACAATCGCATCCACACCGCTGGCAACCATTTCTTCCACCAAAGCGACTTGGCGACTGACATCACGCTCGTCTTTGATCCCGTTGACGACCAACTCGTACTGCTCGGAGTATTCAGCTTGATGAGCCTCGGCTCCCTTGGCCATTGTCGAAAAGAACTCATTGGCCAACGACTTCATGATCAACGCCACTCGAGGTTTGGCATTGCCATCGTCCTTGGATTGCGAAGTCGTATTTGACGAAGTGCAGCCGGTAACCATCAAAGCCAAAATGGTGGCGAAGCAAACAATTCGATTAACCGTTGCCGGCTTTGTCCGAAACCGAGACTGAACCTTTGGCAAAGGTTCGTTTTTCGACGGCTCCAAAGATCGCCCAGAGAGGGGCAGATATTGTTTCGGGCGACGACCGGTCGTGATTGCAGTGAGCATTCGTTTGATGCGGTGAGGTGGGGAAGGAAGCATCAGGAAGGTGCGCCACGCGAAACAGAGATTTCACGCGGCAGCGACAGCATAACCAGTCTATCGATTGAGGTGGTGTGAAGCACCGGCGTGTTTCGAGGTTGTGCAGTGACCTGATTCGTCATTCGGCAGATTTCCAAATGGCGTACCTCTTCCGAAGCGAAGTTCGGGGACAGGTCGAGCGACGCCGTTCAGGCGTACGCGAGAATGAGTGTCGAAAGATATCACGAACACAGCAATGAAAACTGCACAACCGCATTCGGCAGTGGGGTTGCCCAGCTGGCGACGGCCCATGAAATTGTTTGCAATACAATTTCTCTTCGCAACCTCGCACCCGATCGGCTCGATCATGTTTGCTTTGGATGTCCTATCACGAATCATCCACGTCGGTACGGCGATCACTTTGGTCGGTGGGTCAGCGTTCATGCTGTTGGTGCTACTGCCCTCCGCCAAATTGATTTCCGAAGAGGCCCATCAAACACTGGCCCAAGCGGTGACTGGTCGCTGGAAACGCTTTATTCACGGTGGCATCCTGCTGTTTCTGCTCAGCGGATTTTACAACTACATGCGTGCGATCCCCAATCACAAAGGCGATGGGCTGTACCACGGTTTGCTGGGTGTCAAAATGCTGCTCGCCTTCGCAATCTTCTTTCTCGCGTCGGCTTTGGTTGGCCGCAGCGCCGCTCTTAACGGCATCCGCGAAAATCGTGCAAAGTGGTTGAAGGTAATCGTTCTGCTCGCAGCGATTATCGTCGGCATTTCGGGCTTTGTAAAAGTTCGCGGGCCATCGGTATCCTCGGAAGAAGCAGTCGTTGTCGTTGCCGACGAAGCCGAATCGGACGAAGGATTGGAACCGCAACCGGCGATCGCTGAGTGAATCGCCTACGCCAATGGCGCGACAATTTTTTTCGACCAGGAGAGATCCGGCTTTTGGCTTGGTCGACGGCATGGTTCTTTTGTTTGCTGGGTGGCTACTACCAGCTTCGGCCACTTCGCGAAACGGAAGCCTTCACCCGCGGAAGCGATGAGATTCCCTGGCTGTTCCTGGCTAGCTTCCTCACCATGTTGGTTGCCTCTCCGATTTATGCGTCCGTCGCGAACCGCGGACGGGGCATGCGATTGGTCAGCCGTGTCTATCGATTCTTCGAACTGAACCTGCTGGTCTTCTTTTTCGCGATGCAAGTCAGCGACCCAGACATCGCCGCTTGGGTCGGCCGTGTCTACTTTGTCTGGTTGAGCGTCTTCAACCTGTTCGTCGTGTCATTGATGTGGAGCGTTTTTACGGATGCCTATCGCAGCGACCAAGCCAAGCGGTTGTTCGGGTTCATCTCAGCGGGCGGAACCATCGGCGGGATCGCCGGTTCTGCGTTCGCATCTTGGCTCTCGCAACAAGTCGACATCTCGTATGTGCTGATCGCAGGCATCATTGCATTGGAACTGTGCCAACAATGCGGCCGAGTTTTCGCGAAAACGTTGTCATCACAAAATGGGGCAAACGAGGCCGCTGAAAAACCGAGTGACGAAACCGCCGCACTGGCCTCGACGGAACAGACTGCCACATCAAAAGAAAAGCACTCGATGTGGATTGGGATTCGGACCGTTTGGAAGTCGCCCTATTTGCTCGGGCTCTGTCTGTTCATGTTGGCGCTTCAAGCCTGCGCCACGACGGTCTATTGCGAACAGGCAGACTTCATTCGCGAAGCAAATTTGAACGAGGCCGATCGTTTCGCGTTGATATCCAAAATCAACCTTTGGGTACTGAGCCTCACGTTGGCGGTGCAACTGCTCGGCACCGCCGCGTTACTTCGTCGGCTCGGGATGGCAATCGTCTTGGGAGTTTTCCCGCTGATCTATGTGGTCGGTTTCGCTGGGTTGGCATTTTGGCCCAGCCTCCACTGGATTGTCGCTTTGGTGGTTGTCCATCGTGCGTCCAGCTACGCCGTGTTCGCGCCCGCGATTCAAATTCTGTACACCGTCGTGGATCGCCGCACGCTGTACCAAGCCAAGGGTTTTCTGGACACGGCCGTAGTTCGAGGCGGCGACGTGCTGTCAGCCCAACTATTCGGGGTACTACGATTCAACGGTTTGAGTTTGACTGCGATCGCCGCAGGTTTCCTGCCGCTGGCGGTCCTGGCCGGATTGCTGGGGATGCGGATCGGTCGCCAGCAGTCCGAAATGCAGCAACGTGGGCGACCGGCCGGCCATGATTGACCCGCTCGTTGGCCATTCGTAGACTTGACGGGTTTCCGACCAGCAATTCTCGACGAAATTCGCCCACGCCGGCCAGCAATCGCTCGCCGGCATCTTTTTTTCGTCGATCTTTTCCGTCATTGATCTCTTCCGCCAACCTTTTTCTACGTCCAACAGGGACACCCGCCGCTCATGGACCAAGCGATTGCGAAAGCCGACACTCTCATCGAAGCGATGGGTTGGATCCGCCGTTTTCGAGGCAAAACGACCGTCATCAAACTCGGCGGCAGCCTGCTTGAGGACCGAGAAGCCCTGCAGCACTTGCTGTTGGATGTGATCTTCATGGAAACAGTTGGACTGAGGCCGGTCGTGGTTCACGGCGGTGGCAAAGCGATCACGGAAGCGATGGCCAAAGCCGGTATCGAAGCCCAATTCATTCGAGGGCGACGCGTTACCGACGAGAAATCGTTGGAGGTCGTCGAACAGGTTCTCGCGGGAGAACTGAATGTCGAGTTGACCGAAATGATGGAACGGTTTGGTGGTCGCGCAGTCAACTTGTCGCCCCGCACCACTTGCGTTCTGAAGGGCAAGAAACTGATCGATCCCGAAGGCGATGACCTTGGCTTCGTTGGTGAAGTGACGGAGGTTGATCGCGACGTGATTGAAAGCTTGGCATACACCGATCAAGTCGCCGTGATTCCTTCTTTGTGCACCGACGACAAAGGACAACTTTACAACGTCAATGCGGACACCGCCGCAATGGCGGTCGCTCAATCATTAGGAGCGGATAAACTGGTGTTCCTGTCGGACGTCAACGGCGTTCGCCGAGATCCCGAAGATCCCGCGACGATCATTCCCGCGTTGTCAGCCGAGGAAGCTCGCCAATTGATTGCCGATGGTGTGATCAAATCCGGCATGATCCCGAAGGTCGAAGCCTGTTTGGAAACACTCGGTCGTGGCGTTCAGAAAGTTCACATCATTGATGGACGATTGCGTCACTCATTGCTGCTCGAAATCTTCACCACCGACGGTGTGGGTACGGAGATCCACCAGTGAACGCGTCCGGCAACGGCAATGCACCTCGCGGCGACAACTGGATCGATGCGATTGCGGGACGGCTCTCTCCCACCGGCGAGAACTCGTTCCGAGATGCACTGCGTCAATTCGCGGATCAACCTGAGTGGTGCGGTGATGCCGGCCTGCGATCGAAGATCACGGAGCAACTTCGCACGCTGACCAATGCGGACACTTCGACGCTCGCGGATTGCATTCCGACTTCTTCGCGAGACCAAGCACTCGAACATGCTTTGATCGCAGCCCGTCGACATCATCAGTCGCTCCATGATTCGGATGATGCGGCCGGCGACAACGCTTCGTCGTCAAAGTGTCTTTGCTTGGTTGGCAGCGATCACGGACGCAGCGTCCTTGCCAGAATGGCGAGCGGGAAACCAACGCTGCGAGGCAACGAATGGCCTCTCTTGCCGGGCTTTGTGCACGCGTCGGCGGATCGCTTCGTTGACCGAATCGACTCTTCAACCGCAGTTGCGCTGGTTTCTCCGGTGGACTTCAGCGGAGTCGGCCAACCATTGACCGCTGATTGGTGGGCTCGCTGCCGTCAAAGATGCGATGAAACAGGCACTCTGTTGATCATCGATCACGGTGACACTCCCGCAGCCGGGAACGGTTATCTCTTTGCTCACGAAATGGTCGCCGGCATCTCCGCCGACGCGGTGATCCTTTCGGCCGGATTGGTCGGCGAGCTTCCCGGCGGCTTGTTGGTTCTATCGGAATCACTTGCCTCTCATCTCGACGAATCCGCTCAGTCCAGTGACTTGGTCGGCCACCTCGTTTCCGCCGCATTGTCGACGCTGATCGAAACGGATGCCCTCGCCACAGAATCAGACGCGTTTGCAATCGCGCTTGCTGAACGAATTGCCACCCGCGGATGCGTCAGAGACCTGCACGCTTGTGGGCATACGGTGATCCTAGAATTGGACGTCGAGTCCCAGGCATGGATCGAACAATCCGCGGCCGAACAAATGCACGCCCATGTTTGCAGCGACCATTCGGTGCTGTTCCAGCCTCCACTGTTGATGACGAGCGAACATCAAGAAGCCCTGATCGACCGAATCGATGCGGTGCTGGCGGGGTTGGAAGGAACTCAAGAGTTAACGGAAGCAGCGGCCCCAGAAGCAACGGCCCCGGCGGCAACGGCCCCGGCGGCAACCGACTCGGAGGCGACCGACTTGGATGCGGAGACAGAACCCGCGGACGAAGTCCACACCAACGATTTGCCAATAGACAGCTCGCTTGATGCGGATATCGATGAAGCCGCATCTGCGGAAGATTCGGACGAAGAGCTGGATGACTACGAAGACGATGACGATGAGGCAATCGAAGAGGACGAACTCGACGACATGGCCGATGAAGAATTGGCTGAGGAAGAAGAAACGGATGACGAATTCGTAGGCGGCGATGAAGACGAAGAGCACGAAACCGAACAAGAAGAAACTGAACTGGAAAGCAACGAACTGGACGAGTTCGAATCCAACGAGGAAACGGAGAAACTTTGATGCGACACTTGCTCACACTCTTTGATCTGACCCCGCAAGAATTGCGTCAGATTTTGGCAACCGCACAAACCCTCAAAGCCAAATTGAAACAGGGCGAACGGCCCGCCATTTTGGAACGCTACACGCTCGCGTTGTTGTTTGAAAAACCAAGCTTGCGAACCCGGGTCAGCTTTGAAACCGGCATGAATCACCTCGGTGGCAGCAGTTTATTTCTGGGCGACGACGTCGGCTGGGGCAAACGTGAATCACCGTCGGACTTCACCCGCGTGTTGGGGCAATTCGTTGACGCGGTCGCGTGCCGCGCCAAATCGCACGAGCGTGTGGAACAATTGGCCGAATACAATGCCGTTCCGATCATCAACAGCCTCACGGATCTCTGTCATCCCTGCCAAGCGATCGCTGATGTGCTGACGTTGCTGGAGAATTTTGGCGAAGTCAAAGGTCGCCACATGGTATTCGTTGGCGACGGCAACAACGTTTCGCGTTCACTCGCTCTCGCTTGTGCCATGCTGAACATTCAGTTCACGCTCGCGCGCCCGGACGGATACGAACTGGACCAACCATGGCTCGATCGGATCCTTGCGAAATATCCGAACGCGAAAATGAACCAAACGGCCGACCCGATCGCTGCGGTTCAAAGTGCCGATGCGATCTACACTGACGTTTGGACCAGCATGGGGCAGGAAGCGGAATCCATCGCTCGTCGGGCCGCCTTCAAGAATTTCCAAGTCAATGAACAGCTACTCGAGGCGGCCCCAAAGACCGCTCGAGTGCTGCATTGCTTGCCCGCCGTGCGAGGCGAGGAGATCACCGACGCGGTCATGGATGGCCCACAAAGCGACGTGATCGAACAGGCGGGCAATCGAATGCACGCCCAAAAGGCCCTGATGATTCAGCTGCTGCGACCCGAGTGGATCGCAGAAAATATCCGCGTCTGATCGCCAAAACCGTTCAGCCGACCAATGTTTAGCGTCGAGCGAATTGCAATTCGCTCGAAACGAACGGGTTGGTTTGAACTTCACCGGGAGTGAACCCAGCCGAACTCGCAACCAATGTGGTGGCGGCTTCGGATTCACCTGATGGTTCGCTTGTTTGCTCAGCCCCTGATTTCGACTTCGTTACCAAATGCGGCGACGATTCACCCGCTTTGCAGATGTAAGGATTCGAAACGGGTCCGACATAACCGCGACGCTGATTGATCGGAGCCACTTGGCTGTGATAACCAGCTCCGGGACTGACAACCGGTGGCGACGCAAACGGACTGATACCGTAGGGACGGTAGTGACGCGTGCCGTAGTAGACCGGTGGATTGGTCGCGAAATACGGTGGGTTTGGAATGTTGGATCGATACACCGATCCGTACGGCTGATAGAAACCGTATGGCTGAAACCCGAATGCATAGGGTGATTGAGCGGATGCTTCATCGGAGCAGGCCACGCATCCAGCCAGAACGGCGACGCCCAAGAAAATGCGTTGAATCGATCGCTTCAAGCGACTCGAACCTCGCGAAAAGGCAAATTTCTGAGACAACATAGCTGGCTCGCTTTCTCTCATTGAAAGAGGTGTGGTTGGATCAATTGGCAAATGTCGATCGTGAGCACCCCCGTGCACATTCCACCGTAGTCACCCTGCCAACCGTTGCAATCCAAACCACCGGCCCGAAGCCGAATAATTCCTCGAATCTGATCCAGATTTTCCCCGCACGTTGCCATTTCGTTGCGAGGAGTGATAAACGTTCACCAAAGGAACGCTCGGGAAATCGGCGAGCCTTGCCTGTTGCCGGATTTCCTTCGGTGGGTGTCAGCGGGTTGGAGGTGCCTGACACGGATGCCCTGCTTGTTACTAAGCTGTTCTTGAAAGCCTCCCAACCACACCGACCCCGCCGATGAAAATGAAAATTGCCTGCGTGATTCATTCGCTTGACGGGGGTGGCGCCGAACGCGTGATGGCCGGGCTTGCTTCACGCTTGGCAGACCGCGAGCACTCCGTCACGCTGATCACGCTGGACGATGGCAAACACGATCGACACGAAGTTGACCCTCGCGTCTCGCGTCTTTCCATCGACGTCTTGTCGACGCCTGGAAACACCGTTTCGCTCTGGTCCCGAACCCTTCGCCTTCGTTCCACCATCGCGTCTGGAAACTTCGATGTGGTGCTCTCGTTCTGCGACGCCACCAATTGGCTGAC of the Rhodopirellula baltica SH 1 genome contains:
- a CDS encoding NTP/NDP exchange transporter, whose protein sequence is MAWSTAWFFCLLGGYYQLRPLRETEAFTRGSDEIPWLFLASFLTMLVASPIYASVANRGRGMRLVSRVYRFFELNLLVFFFAMQVSDPDIAAWVGRVYFVWLSVFNLFVVSLMWSVFTDAYRSDQAKRLFGFISAGGTIGGIAGSAFASWLSQQVDISYVLIAGIIALELCQQCGRVFAKTLSSQNGANEAAEKPSDETAALASTEQTATSKEKHSMWIGIRTVWKSPYLLGLCLFMLALQACATTVYCEQADFIREANLNEADRFALISKINLWVLSLTLAVQLLGTAALLRRLGMAIVLGVFPLIYVVGFAGLAFWPSLHWIVALVVVHRASSYAVFAPAIQILYTVVDRRTLYQAKGFLDTAVVRGGDVLSAQLFGVLRFNGLSLTAIAAGFLPLAVLAGLLGMRIGRQQSEMQQRGRPAGHD
- the argB gene encoding acetylglutamate kinase, with the translated sequence MDQAIAKADTLIEAMGWIRRFRGKTTVIKLGGSLLEDREALQHLLLDVIFMETVGLRPVVVHGGGKAITEAMAKAGIEAQFIRGRRVTDEKSLEVVEQVLAGELNVELTEMMERFGGRAVNLSPRTTCVLKGKKLIDPEGDDLGFVGEVTEVDRDVIESLAYTDQVAVIPSLCTDDKGQLYNVNADTAAMAVAQSLGADKLVFLSDVNGVRRDPEDPATIIPALSAEEARQLIADGVIKSGMIPKVEACLETLGRGVQKVHIIDGRLRHSLLLEIFTTDGVGTEIHQ
- a CDS encoding aminotransferase class III-fold pyridoxal phosphate-dependent enzyme translates to MNASGNGNAPRGDNWIDAIAGRLSPTGENSFRDALRQFADQPEWCGDAGLRSKITEQLRTLTNADTSTLADCIPTSSRDQALEHALIAARRHHQSLHDSDDAAGDNASSSKCLCLVGSDHGRSVLARMASGKPTLRGNEWPLLPGFVHASADRFVDRIDSSTAVALVSPVDFSGVGQPLTADWWARCRQRCDETGTLLIIDHGDTPAAGNGYLFAHEMVAGISADAVILSAGLVGELPGGLLVLSESLASHLDESAQSSDLVGHLVSAALSTLIETDALATESDAFAIALAERIATRGCVRDLHACGHTVILELDVESQAWIEQSAAEQMHAHVCSDHSVLFQPPLLMTSEHQEALIDRIDAVLAGLEGTQELTEAAAPEATAPAATAPAATDSEATDLDAETEPADEVHTNDLPIDSSLDADIDEAASAEDSDEELDDYEDDDDEAIEEDELDDMADEELAEEEETDDEFVGGDEDEEHETEQEETELESNELDEFESNEETEKL
- the argF gene encoding ornithine carbamoyltransferase, which codes for MRHLLTLFDLTPQELRQILATAQTLKAKLKQGERPAILERYTLALLFEKPSLRTRVSFETGMNHLGGSSLFLGDDVGWGKRESPSDFTRVLGQFVDAVACRAKSHERVEQLAEYNAVPIINSLTDLCHPCQAIADVLTLLENFGEVKGRHMVFVGDGNNVSRSLALACAMLNIQFTLARPDGYELDQPWLDRILAKYPNAKMNQTADPIAAVQSADAIYTDVWTSMGQEAESIARRAAFKNFQVNEQLLEAAPKTARVLHCLPAVRGEEITDAVMDGPQSDVIEQAGNRMHAQKALMIQLLRPEWIAENIRV